The window TGGAATGCCGTGGAATCGAAGTTCAGGTGGCGCGGCGCTGCCATTTCCTCGAGGTAATCGCGCTGGCGTGCAAACAGGCTTTCGTTGCCGTATTCGCGGCGAATCCAAGTGCGAAACGCGTCGTCGGATAAAAGGCTTTTTCCATCAGCCGCAAGCGATGCGTATTCCACGCGGTCAGGAATGCAGAAGTACGTGTGGTGCGGCGCAGCATCCGGGCTGGAGAATTGAAGGCGTATTCCCCAGGTCTCGCGCTTTGGCGATTCACTCCGCTGGGCCGCGCGAGTGAACTCAAGGGCGATCAGCGAAACGCCGCTTTGCCGAAGAAAATGGCGCTGGCCATTGCGCGTCTGGTTGGTGTCGCCAAGGCAATAGCCCACGAGATCGCGGCCGCGCGCATTTCCCGCAGCAGCGCGGTTGAATTGCCGTTCGCCGCCGAGCAGCACGTATTGCATCAGGTCGAGCAGGGCCGACTTGCCCGTTCCGTATGCCCCCGAAATCAGGACGTTGTCATCGACATCAAAAATTTGCCGGAATCCATACCAGTGAATGGCGATGATTCGGGTCAACGAGATGCGCTGGCTCATGGTTCCTCCTCGTTGCGCGCAGCGTCGCGGGGTGGTTCGCCTGTGGATTCATAAAGCGAGGCGTGCTGTTGCCAGGCCGCGGCGTTCTCGAAGGGAATCACTCGCGGCAATGTAGGCAGGATTTCCACCTGCGACTCGCCAAAACGCGTTGGGTCCTCGCTCCATTCAACGCGGACAAGGCGCCGATTGCGCAGTTTGCCGAGCATCTCGCGAAGCTGCGCCTCGGTCGGGGGCGTGATGCCGGCGAAGTAAAGGCGCAGCTTTTCCCAGATGTCATTGGCGGTGATCACCGTCGTCGCGGCGAGGTTCTCCATGCGTGCGTCGTGATAGATGCGCCAGAGCGTCAGGACGAGCAGCGTTTCCGCCTTGTTGAAACGCGCGATCAACGAGCAATCGCCCGGCACGGGACGCAATTGCATGATGGGACGGTCGGGATCGACGAGGACTTCCAGGTGCAGCGGCGCAAGGTATTCGCCGAGTTCGCGCTGATATTCTCGCGCGAGCAGATACAATTCGCGATCGCGACCTGCCTCGCCAATCAATGCGCCGTGGGCCAGGAGTTCGGCGAGGATGTCTGAAATCGCGGCGCGATCATCCTCTTGAATGCGCTGCCAGGTGGTAAATGTGGGCCAGGGAGTGGGCATGTTACGAAATGCGTTCGAGTGTGAACCGTTCCATGAGCCGGCCTGCCTCCGCGTCATGGGGGATGCGGGAAGGGTCGGTTCCGAATTCCGCGCGCATCGGATGAATCCGCCAACGAACGATTCGGGCTGAGTCATTCGCGGGACCGCGATCGAATGCGAGCACCGCGAGCAGGTCGAGAAGGTCGTCTTCGAGATGAACGCGAAGTTGTTCTGTGGAGATGCTGATCCCTTTCTCGGGA is drawn from Verrucomicrobiia bacterium and contains these coding sequences:
- a CDS encoding DUF4194 domain-containing protein, whose amino-acid sequence is MPTPWPTFTTWQRIQEDDRAAISDILAELLAHGALIGEAGRDRELYLLAREYQRELGEYLAPLHLEVLVDPDRPIMQLRPVPGDCSLIARFNKAETLLVLTLWRIYHDARMENLAATTVITANDIWEKLRLYFAGITPPTEAQLREMLGKLRNRRLVRVEWSEDPTRFGESQVEILPTLPRVIPFENAAAWQQHASLYESTGEPPRDAARNEEEP